Proteins encoded in a region of the Pseudomonas sp. PDNC002 genome:
- a CDS encoding LysR family transcriptional regulator, translated as MITLRHIEVFRAVMTTGSVTRAAAFLHTSQPTVSRELARLEQLVGFELFLRERGRLAPTARALMLFEEVERSFTGLDRIVAFAGSLGQFAEGKFSIGCLPALSQALLPEACKRFSRENPAISLEVAALESPHLEEALSAQHHDIGLIENDDAPRGTELQPLLAVDEVCILPDGHPLLQRERLEAADFAGQPFVSLATSDRYRHLIDAVFLDAGVQRQMQVETHSAVSVCSMVRAGLGLAVVNPITALMFQGQGIQLRPLAFSLPFQVSVAKPLYRPATPLRERFVAALQAEAGVLVQRLREAGVGCTLYQK; from the coding sequence TCCTGCATACCAGCCAGCCCACCGTCAGCCGCGAACTGGCTCGGCTCGAGCAACTGGTCGGTTTCGAGCTGTTCCTGCGCGAGCGCGGGCGACTGGCGCCGACGGCGCGGGCGTTGATGCTGTTCGAGGAAGTAGAGCGTTCCTTCACCGGGCTGGACCGTATCGTCGCCTTCGCCGGCAGCCTGGGGCAGTTCGCCGAGGGCAAGTTCTCCATCGGGTGCCTGCCGGCGCTTTCCCAGGCGCTGCTTCCGGAGGCCTGCAAGCGCTTCAGCCGAGAAAACCCGGCCATCAGCCTGGAAGTGGCGGCGCTGGAGTCGCCGCATCTGGAAGAGGCGCTCAGCGCCCAACACCACGACATCGGCCTGATCGAAAACGACGACGCGCCGCGCGGTACCGAATTGCAGCCGCTGCTGGCGGTGGACGAGGTGTGCATCCTCCCGGACGGCCATCCGCTGCTGCAGCGTGAGCGTCTGGAAGCGGCGGATTTCGCCGGCCAGCCTTTCGTCAGCCTCGCCACCAGCGACCGCTACCGGCACCTGATCGACGCGGTGTTCCTCGACGCTGGGGTGCAGCGGCAGATGCAGGTGGAAACCCATAGCGCCGTCTCGGTGTGCAGCATGGTCCGCGCCGGATTGGGCCTTGCCGTGGTCAACCCGATCACCGCCCTGATGTTCCAGGGCCAGGGCATCCAGTTGCGGCCGCTGGCGTTCTCGCTGCCGTTCCAGGTGAGCGTGGCGAAGCCGCTGTACCGCCCGGCCACGCCGCTGCGCGAGCGCTTCGTCGCAGCACTTCAGGCGGAAGCTGGCGTGCTGGTACAGCGCCTGCGCGAAGCCGGCGTGGGCTGCACCCTATATCAAAAATGA
- the lysA gene encoding diaminopimelate decarboxylase produces the protein MTFLALPRAEQLALQFGTPLWIYDAATIRGQIERLKSFDIIRFAQKACSNLHILRLMREQGVKVDAVSQGELLRALAAGYSCREDESEIVFTADLLDRTTLETVVEHGIPVNAGSIDMLRQLGEVAPGHPVWLRINPGFGHGHSNKTNTGGEHSKHGIWHSDLRAALDVIRERGLRLVGLHMHIGSGVDYGHLAQVGEAMLGLVQQVKDAGHDLSGISAGGGLSIPYRAGDPEVDTAHYFQLWDKARKAAEAVVGHKLHLEIEPGRYLVAQSGCLLSEVRATKDAGRNHFVLVDAGFNELMRPSMYGSYHGIRVLAGDVASREVIDTVVAGPLCESGDVFTQGDGGVVIPRALPRAQVGDLLLIEDTGAYGASMSSNYNSRPLIAEVLLEGAEAKLIRRRQRVEELLALEEDLG, from the coding sequence ATGACTTTCCTCGCCCTGCCCCGCGCCGAACAGCTTGCCCTGCAATTCGGCACCCCGCTGTGGATCTACGACGCCGCCACCATCCGCGGCCAGATCGAGCGCCTGAAGAGCTTCGACATCATCCGCTTCGCCCAGAAGGCCTGCTCCAACCTGCACATCCTGCGCCTGATGCGCGAACAGGGCGTGAAGGTCGACGCCGTGTCCCAGGGCGAACTGCTGCGCGCCCTGGCCGCCGGCTATTCGTGCCGCGAGGATGAATCCGAGATCGTATTCACCGCCGACCTGCTGGACCGCACCACCCTGGAAACCGTGGTCGAGCACGGCATCCCGGTGAACGCCGGTTCCATCGACATGCTCCGCCAGCTGGGCGAAGTCGCCCCCGGCCACCCGGTGTGGCTGCGCATCAACCCCGGTTTCGGCCACGGCCACAGCAACAAGACCAATACCGGCGGTGAGCATTCCAAGCACGGCATCTGGCACAGCGACCTGCGCGCCGCCCTGGACGTGATCCGCGAACGCGGCCTGCGCCTGGTCGGCCTGCACATGCACATCGGCTCGGGCGTCGACTACGGTCACCTGGCCCAGGTCGGCGAAGCCATGCTCGGCCTGGTCCAGCAGGTGAAGGACGCCGGCCACGACCTGTCTGGCATCTCCGCCGGCGGCGGTCTGTCCATCCCCTACCGCGCCGGCGACCCGGAAGTGGACACCGCGCATTACTTCCAGCTGTGGGACAAGGCGCGCAAGGCCGCCGAAGCCGTGGTCGGCCACAAGCTGCACCTGGAGATCGAGCCGGGCCGCTACCTGGTCGCCCAGTCCGGCTGCCTGCTCAGCGAAGTACGCGCCACCAAGGACGCCGGCCGCAATCACTTCGTGCTGGTGGACGCCGGCTTCAACGAGCTGATGCGCCCGTCCATGTATGGCAGCTACCACGGCATCCGCGTGCTGGCCGGCGATGTGGCCAGCCGCGAGGTGATCGACACCGTGGTGGCCGGCCCGCTGTGCGAGTCCGGTGACGTGTTCACCCAGGGCGATGGCGGCGTGGTCATCCCCCGCGCCCTGCCGCGCGCCCAGGTTGGCGACCTGCTGCTGATCGAAGATACCGGCGCGTATGGCGCGTCCATGTCGTCCAACTACAACAGCCGTCCGCTGATCGCCGAAGTGCTGCTGGAAGGCGCCGAAGCGAAACTCATCCGCCGCCGCCAGCGCGTGGAAGAGCTGCTGGCACTGGAAGAAGACCTGGGCTGA
- the codA gene encoding cytosine deaminase: MKIINASLRKQTGLFTIRCEGDVIAEVVQQAGTIAASGDDIDAHGNLAIAPLVEPHIHLDATLTAGEPEWNMSGTLFEGIERWAQRKETITHEDTKSRAHTTIRMLAAHGIQHVRTHVDVTDPTLAALKAMVEVREEARHLVDLQIVAFPQEGIESYEGGRELMEEAIRLGADVVGGIPHFENTREQGVSSIKFLMDLAERTGCLVDVHCDETDDPNSRFLEVLAEEARVRGMGGRVTASHTTAMGSYDNAYCSKLFRLLKRSGINFVSCPTESIHLQGRFDTFPKRRGVTRVAEIDRAGMNVCFGQDSIKDPWYPLGNGNILRVLDAGLHICHMMGFDDLQRALDLVTDNSARALNLGARYGIAAGRPANMLVLGVDSDYEAVRQQTKALYSIRNGRVLMKREPEQVALVEG; encoded by the coding sequence ATGAAAATCATCAACGCCTCCCTGCGCAAGCAGACCGGCCTGTTCACCATCCGCTGCGAAGGCGACGTCATCGCCGAAGTCGTCCAGCAGGCCGGCACCATCGCCGCCAGCGGCGACGACATCGACGCCCATGGCAACCTGGCCATTGCCCCGCTGGTGGAGCCGCACATTCACCTCGACGCCACCCTGACCGCCGGCGAGCCGGAATGGAACATGAGCGGCACGCTGTTCGAGGGCATCGAGCGCTGGGCTCAGCGCAAGGAAACCATCACCCACGAAGACACCAAGTCCCGCGCCCACACCACCATCCGCATGCTGGCCGCCCATGGCATCCAGCACGTGCGCACCCACGTCGACGTGACCGATCCGACCCTGGCGGCGCTCAAGGCCATGGTGGAAGTCCGCGAAGAGGCGCGGCACCTGGTGGACCTGCAGATCGTCGCTTTCCCGCAGGAAGGCATCGAGTCCTACGAGGGCGGCCGGGAGTTGATGGAAGAGGCGATCCGCCTCGGCGCGGACGTGGTCGGCGGCATCCCGCACTTCGAGAACACCCGCGAGCAGGGCGTCAGCTCGATCAAGTTCCTGATGGACCTGGCCGAGCGCACCGGTTGCCTGGTGGACGTGCATTGCGACGAAACCGACGACCCGAACTCGCGCTTCCTCGAAGTGCTCGCCGAGGAAGCCCGCGTGCGCGGCATGGGCGGCCGCGTCACCGCCAGCCACACCACGGCCATGGGTTCCTACGACAACGCCTACTGCTCCAAGTTGTTCCGCCTGCTCAAGCGCTCGGGCATCAACTTCGTCTCCTGCCCGACCGAGAGCATCCACCTGCAGGGCCGCTTCGACACCTTCCCGAAACGCCGCGGCGTGACCCGCGTGGCCGAGATCGACCGCGCCGGCATGAACGTCTGCTTCGGCCAGGATTCGATCAAGGACCCGTGGTACCCGCTGGGCAACGGCAACATCCTGCGCGTGCTGGATGCCGGCCTGCACATCTGCCACATGATGGGCTTCGACGACCTGCAGCGCGCGCTGGACCTGGTCACCGACAACAGCGCCCGCGCGCTGAACCTGGGTGCGCGCTACGGTATCGCCGCTGGCCGTCCGGCGAACATGCTGGTGCTCGGCGTGGACAGCGATTACGAAGCGGTGCGCCAGCAGACCAAGGCGCTGTACTCGATCCGCAATGGCCGCGTGCTGATGAAACGCGAGCCGGAGCAGGTGGCGCTGGTCGAGGGCTGA
- a CDS encoding PucR family transcriptional regulator: MSLSVEEILRLPGLESLALRAGARNVHRSVRWSYVAENVGIADWVMGGELVFVTGINHTRDEANLLQLVCEGVASGIAGIVILTGDEFIQRIPESVVLLAEAEGLPLIEQPYALKMVIVTHLIGTALVQLTQVKTSRRDILGQLLSGDFPSLEIVRRRAQHLELPLEAPRRLVALRLSGVDRLFQQHEPEEAERALQLTRQRLLDHLESWQQERPERLPVVIQGDLFVLLLADAERAELHALAAELQQELAPLRAYLGLSARADSCAEYPRALLEARQALDVAEGMQAPGGVCDYRELGVLRLLRAIPDRAVIEQFMKDTLGPLNDAGRKQPHLLIETLDALVQEGGNALKAAQRLGIHRNTLNQRIARIEALSGQSLDDAQFRLNTSVALLIWRMSSAPRHE, translated from the coding sequence TTGAGCCTGAGCGTCGAGGAAATCCTCCGTTTGCCGGGGCTGGAAAGCCTCGCGCTGCGGGCCGGCGCGCGCAATGTGCATCGCAGCGTGCGCTGGTCCTATGTGGCGGAGAACGTCGGCATCGCCGACTGGGTGATGGGCGGTGAGCTGGTGTTCGTCACCGGCATCAACCACACCCGTGACGAAGCCAACCTACTGCAGCTGGTGTGCGAAGGCGTCGCCAGCGGCATCGCCGGCATCGTCATCCTTACCGGCGACGAGTTCATCCAGCGCATTCCCGAGTCCGTGGTGCTGCTGGCCGAGGCCGAAGGGCTTCCGCTGATCGAGCAGCCCTATGCTTTGAAGATGGTCATCGTGACCCACCTGATCGGCACGGCGCTGGTACAGTTGACCCAGGTGAAGACGTCGCGCCGGGACATCCTCGGCCAGTTGCTGAGCGGCGATTTCCCCAGCCTGGAGATTGTCCGTCGCCGTGCGCAACACCTGGAGTTGCCGCTGGAAGCCCCGCGCCGTTTGGTGGCGCTGCGGCTATCCGGCGTCGACAGACTATTCCAGCAGCACGAACCGGAAGAGGCCGAGCGCGCACTGCAGCTAACCCGCCAGCGACTGCTCGACCATCTGGAAAGCTGGCAGCAGGAGCGCCCCGAGCGCCTGCCGGTGGTGATCCAGGGCGATCTGTTCGTCCTGCTGCTGGCTGATGCCGAACGCGCCGAACTGCACGCCCTGGCCGCCGAGCTGCAACAGGAGCTGGCTCCGCTGCGTGCCTACCTCGGGTTATCTGCCCGCGCCGATTCCTGCGCGGAATATCCCCGCGCGCTGCTCGAAGCCCGCCAGGCGCTGGATGTCGCCGAAGGCATGCAGGCGCCGGGCGGCGTCTGCGACTACCGTGAGCTGGGCGTGCTGCGCCTGCTGCGGGCGATCCCCGATCGCGCGGTGATCGAGCAGTTCATGAAGGACACCCTCGGCCCGCTCAACGATGCGGGCCGCAAACAGCCGCACTTGCTGATCGAGACGCTCGACGCGCTGGTCCAGGAAGGCGGCAACGCGCTCAAGGCGGCACAGCGCCTGGGCATCCATCGCAATACCCTGAACCAGCGGATTGCGCGCATCGAGGCCCTCAGCGGCCAGTCCCTGGACGACGCGCAATTCCGCCTGAATACCTCCGTGGCGCTGCTCATCTGGCGCATGTCCAGCGCGCCGCGCCACGAATAG
- the codB gene encoding cytosine permease, translating to MSSPSEFPLSATPREGRKGLLPIAMVLFSFTFFTGTMFAGGKIGMAFDFVDMLWVAFIGNVLLAIYAAALGLIASRSGLNTVLMGRFCFGERGSKLSDFLLGFAELGWYAWGTATVAIVLVKMLSLPEWLNIPLMVVFGLLFSITAIIGFKGLDIMSRVSVPLMFILLVASMVIATNYAGGWSGLLAKEPSQTLTFSAAVTMVFGTFASGATQATNWTRMARSGRIAVIASVVAFLIGNGLMIVAGAWCAIVYQNADIVEVMVLQGLSFAAVIMLCLNLWTIQGPTIYNVSAAACHLVRSERRRTMTLLAAGIGIILAIGGMYEWLIPFLVLLGSIIPPLGGVIMADYWYRNRGEYPALVGTHIPAFNVSGLVSYAVGAGLAYASPWIAPLVGIAASAICYIVLTEVTRARAPVAEPRA from the coding sequence ATGAGTTCCCCCAGTGAGTTCCCCCTGAGCGCGACGCCCAGGGAAGGGCGCAAAGGCCTGCTGCCCATCGCCATGGTGCTGTTCAGCTTCACCTTCTTCACCGGCACCATGTTCGCCGGCGGCAAGATCGGCATGGCCTTCGACTTCGTCGACATGCTCTGGGTCGCCTTCATCGGCAACGTGCTGCTCGCCATCTACGCCGCCGCCCTGGGCCTGATCGCCTCGCGCAGTGGCCTGAACACCGTGCTGATGGGGCGCTTCTGCTTCGGCGAGCGCGGCAGCAAGCTGTCCGACTTCCTCCTCGGCTTCGCCGAACTGGGCTGGTACGCCTGGGGCACCGCCACCGTGGCCATCGTGCTGGTGAAGATGCTGAGCCTGCCCGAGTGGCTGAATATTCCGCTGATGGTGGTGTTCGGCCTGCTGTTCTCGATCACCGCGATCATCGGCTTCAAGGGGCTGGACATCATGTCCCGCGTATCGGTGCCGCTGATGTTCATCCTGCTGGTGGCCTCGATGGTCATCGCCACCAACTACGCCGGCGGCTGGAGCGGCCTGCTGGCGAAGGAGCCGAGCCAGACGCTGACCTTCTCCGCCGCCGTGACCATGGTCTTCGGCACCTTCGCCAGCGGCGCGACCCAGGCCACCAACTGGACGCGCATGGCCCGCAGCGGGCGCATCGCGGTGATCGCCAGCGTGGTCGCCTTCCTCATCGGCAACGGCCTGATGATCGTCGCCGGCGCCTGGTGCGCGATCGTCTACCAGAACGCCGACATCGTCGAAGTGATGGTGCTGCAGGGCCTGTCCTTCGCCGCGGTGATCATGCTCTGCCTGAACCTGTGGACCATCCAGGGTCCGACCATCTACAACGTCTCCGCCGCCGCCTGCCACCTGGTGCGCAGCGAGCGCCGCCGCACCATGACCCTGCTGGCCGCCGGTATCGGCATCATCCTGGCCATCGGCGGCATGTACGAGTGGCTGATCCCGTTCCTGGTGCTGCTGGGCTCGATCATCCCGCCGCTGGGCGGCGTGATCATGGCGGACTACTGGTACCGCAACCGCGGTGAATACCCGGCGCTGGTGGGCACCCACATCCCGGCGTTCAACGTCTCCGGCCTGGTGTCCTACGCCGTCGGTGCGGGCCTGGCCTACGCCTCGCCGTGGATCGCACCGCTGGTGGGCATCGCCGCCTCGGCCATCTGCTACATCGTCCTCACCGAAGTCACCCGCGCCCGCGCGCCGGTGGCCGAGCCGCGCGCTTGA